The sequence AACAAGGTGAAAGCTCGGTGAGCTACTAAGATTcttcaaaatagttaaaacaacaACAGCAAGAACACACCCAATGTAGTCCCACAAAGCGGGTATTATTCCATAATTCCCCACAATAAAACAACCAACTACAAAATTCACAATACATAGTAAATTTGCACGGCCTAAAATACGCAACTCAGGTATAAACACACGAAATTATCGAATCCGATAACAGTAATTAACTAAATTAACTCACTCTACATCAAACCCTTTCTCTTGCAGCTCCGTAATAACCTCGTTCCTCATCCTCGTCCACAGCTTAAACGCTTCCTGGTCAACTTTCTTATCTTGTAACACTTTCTGATAATTATACGAATCCTTATCCGATTCAATAATCCCCTTAGGACCAATAGTAGTACCAATCATTCCACCTTTAGCAACAAACTCCTCCATCGCCTTCTCATCACCTGGATACGGAAACTTCCTGCGCTCGTATAGATGTGCTAGTTCCTTTTCCTCCTTTGGCCTTGGCTTTAATGTCCACCAACCTAACGGTGAAGTCTCGTTCCATACCCAAGCAACGCCGAAGAGAGTGTAGGTACAGAGTAATGCTTTGCCTACTTGCTTCCAGAAGTGATAATCTTCTTTACCTAGTCCGATTTTCTTTAGGTATTTTTGGGCGTCGAATGATTTTGCCATTTGAGTACCTGCTTTGTGACGCATCGTGAAGACTGATTATTTGGGCAAAAGAATCTTGCaattctttcttcagttttaatAATAAGTGACAAATGATCAAAACTGAAATGGGGAAATCACATTTTTATGGTCGAAAAGGCCCTTAATCGCGTTTTTATGGTCGTGGTATGTTACATTCAAaggaaattaataattaatttatatcatgaaataattttGATTCTTTATTTGGTTAAAACGtaagataaataacataaatatcctcttacttttttaattactttactctccctccctattaatatatataacatagccaacatatacataacattctatatttatgttggaatttttataatatatttaggaaattaaaattttttgtaatattgaagaCGTAAGTTGtgcatttctttaatttttagtaaaaagtATTCCTTAATCTTATTAACTGATCACttcattaaattcaaaaaaaacatattaaatttttttctaaattatttttataattagttaCTTATTTGTAAAGTTTTCAAGaagtttttttaaaagataaattaataaaataattttttttatgatttcttaacatacgtataaaaaatttaaaa comes from Capsicum annuum cultivar UCD-10X-F1 chromosome 2, UCD10Xv1.1, whole genome shotgun sequence and encodes:
- the LOC107860555 gene encoding uncharacterized protein LOC107860555; this encodes MRHKAGTQMAKSFDAQKYLKKIGLGKEDYHFWKQVGKALLCTYTLFGVAWVWNETSPLGWWTLKPRPKEEKELAHLYERRKFPYPGDEKAMEEFVAKGGMIGTTIGPKGIIESDKDSYNYQKVLQDKKVDQEAFKLWTRMRNEVITELQEKGFDVE